The sequence TCAAAAATCAAATATGCAATGAAATCATGGACGCAATGCTTCCAAATGCACATCCTAAATTGAGGGAAAATTGGGGATGTGACACCTTGCGGGATAATGGTGGACTTGACGCGTGTCCGGCTTGGCGACGAAGAGGAACTCGCCAACGGTGGTGTGTGTAGGAGGTTCGAAGAGCTCATCCTCCATCTCCCTGGAGTCCTCCTCGTCTCTAACGTCCGACCAGCGGAAATGGGCAGGATGAGGCAGCACGCCCACAGGTCGGCACGCCGCCGAGAACGATCATCAGGCCCCGAGCCTATCGCCCCTCTCCTATTCAAATTTTGAATCGTTCTCATAAGCATCAGAGAGCCAAATCTAtggttaacgatgtcatattttgACATATGATTTCCCATGACTTATCTAAATTAGTTCACTTGATTATAGTCATGTGTTGGCATGCTTAAGAAAATCTTGCCATACTCACTTCTTCCAGAAATATAGTGTGTATAAATTTTTCTCAAATTCAGACTTTGTAAAGTTTGGCAAGGCTATATAAAGATAAACATAACAATATCCATAATGCCCATTGAATATAATATAACCAATATTTTTACATTGTATGTAATGCTCTTTATTGGGTGTCACGGATGTGTATATTTCTTTTATCTATAAACTTAGTGAAGCTTTATGAagtttgacctggaaaaaaaaacGGACTATGCTTTTGAGAGTGGGAAGGAGCGACGGTGGCTAACCAAGTTGGTGAGACTTTAAGCTTAATTTGACGTGGCAACCTTGGGAGAAAAAGGAAAAGTTGCAGAATAAGGGGAGTGTGCAGATGAAGGACGATGCggtgggaccaaagaaaaggtgGGCATGCAGCACGCGCTGTCAGTCATCAGCTATCCGGGCCAGGCCGGGCCCCCAACACTTACGTGTCTGCCAGCCAGCCACCCTAGCTACTGGGTGTTTTGGCTGCGCCACACTGTTTGAGAGATGGCGCGCGCGGAGCACAAGTAAATTTTCTTCCTGTTTGGTTTCTTTCAGGCGTCACTGCACTAGTGAATAGTGAATAGCCATCTCATACTGTGCTAGTAGTACTCTAGCTACGAGGATAGTTTAATTTTTTTTGGTAAAAAGTTAATATATTGTACCTGATATTAAACACACATGGCATCTACAACACCTTAGCAGCTAATCAAGACAACTACAATCCCACAGCaaaagagggagaaagagagaagaAACCCAGAGCAAAAAGCATATTTTTACCgtgaaaaaatatattttttcgataaagggcattTTTTGCCGACTCACAATTTCAAATCAAACGACACAAATACACATCATGCCTATGCATGACTAAGATGTACACAACCAAACACATTGTAAGAGACGccagcaaaaacaaaataagatcAAGATAATGCATAAGGCGAAGAAGGGGACCTATCCAGAGAATATGCTGTCTTCCATGTTGTGGCTGTTGTGATCTTCAAAGCTTTGTACCGCTATGCCATTTGGAGGTACTCCTATCCCTTATTATCAGTTCAATGTATTTTTCAAACTCCGGCACACGAAGGACAAGTAAAGGAAGAAGACGGCCAATATGCTTTTGGTGTAATtgtattttgtactccctccgctcctaaatataagtttttttagaaatTCTAATATGGACTCCATACGAAGCAAAATTaatgaatgtacactctaaaatacgtctatatacattcatatgtatgtagtccatattgaaatctctaaaaagacttgcaTTTGATTTGGGAACGGCGGGTCATTTGCGTCTTATTGTCCTTTGTTTGTGTTACCTATTTTTTCCCTTGATAAGCATCAGATATGAGATGCTCTTTCGGTGTCTTTTCTAAACAAAACATTCTTGCCACCTATTCCAACCGCGCAGCGTAAACAATTATTGGAGTTCCTGTTGCTCAAGAATAGATAGCGAGCAGAGAAAGTGCATACAAGGATGCATAATCTACAGAAGAGAGGAGAATTTTCCATTAAAAACCATGTCACTACTACAGTCAGGGCAACCAAATCAAGGTTGCCGCTCCAGCTCTTATAAATCTGCTCAACTTGCGGAAAATATCCTTTGGTCCCTGGGTGTATATACACTCTATATGATAATAATTATCAGAAAAAGGCAAAATGTTTAGAAGTTTTTTGGAATAAACTTGATTTTCTTTTGCACGTATATAAATTTTCGTGAACAAAAACCCAGCGTTGACTTCTGGAAAAAAATATTTGCTATTATatgtcactattcacactattttggcCAAAAAATTTGTTTTTTAAGAAGTCAACCGGGTTTttctttttggtggaatttttCTTAAAAATACAATGGAAGGTCaactttatttcaaaaatattttcagaatttttgacatttcattaattactaattttcttcatatagggtgtatatacacccATAGACCAAATTTTCCCCTCCCTCAACTTGCGATATATACCACGTTGCCTATTACCGTGCCAGTTGCACCGACCAAGATTCCCCTTTGTCAGAGTCACACCTCGATGCATGAGCTaccatgaaaacaaaaggcatgaccAGAAAAAAGTCTTGCTGAAGCGACCGATGACACACTAAACAAGCAACACCAACCATCGGCTTGGCAACACATGAACCGTGAGAGAGCTGTTCAAAAGCAATGCTTTCAACAAGGGAACGATGCACAAACGTTGTTGTCACAGGATCAAGCCACTCACGGCCACCATATCAACCGCTACCGTACAGTATCCCCGCGTCGTGCTACACCACCATTCTTGTGCTATGCTACCATGCCACTAATGTGGCTCATGCCACCTCCGTGTCTCGGGCCACCTCTGCGCATTGCATCGCGAAACGACATGAAGCCCCACTATCGCCATCAGGCGCACATGCTTTGCTTCGGCTGCGGCGAGGGAGAGCAATCGGAGTAGGACGCCGGACCGCGTTGCCAATTAGGCGGGGCTAGGTtaagatgtactccctccatttcataatgtAGTGGGCCCATACTTTCCGAAATTTAACTTTGACTATACATTTAACCAACTTGGGCGAGTGCGGGGGGAGCATTACAGATACCTTTGAATtcatattcgaaagaagttttcaaaggTATATTTTTTCAGTAAAGTGATTTATGTATTAATGgtctaatttatggtcaaagttcaaTTTCAAAAAGTGTGATCGTACTTTATGAAATGGAGGGCGAGTACAAATCAATATAGCTATGTTTAAATGCAACGACAAGATGTAGCTGAATGCTAGGTTGACTGGGTGAGAGGTGCTTAAATTTCACTTGACCAGCACCAGCGAGCTCTAGGTCACACAAAcagctgggacaagacatggcagtAAAGTAGGTTTGCGGCTAGTTTTTGGGTTGGGTCCGTTAGTACAGCTCTGTACTGTTTGCGTGCAGTGTGTGTCCTCTTTCGATCCAATCCTCACCCGATCCAACCAATGCACACACACTGCACTGGATACATGCTTCTTTCTTTCTTTGTCTTCTCTCttcctgcctctccctctccctctttctcTCCCCAGTCTGCGCAAATAGAAAGACAGAAAGAAAAGACACAGTCCTCCCCTTCCCCATTGGCCGGCATGGCCGTGGACGGATTTCCCGACCCCCAGCCAGCCAGATCTCCTCTCAGAAACCGAACCCCactcacacacaaacaccattGTTTCCCTGTCTAGATCCGGCTCCGGCCATGGACGGACGGCTCCCGCTCTGTCCTTGAGCTCAGTTGGAGAAGAAGCGTTCAGGAGCTGGAGGCAGCCATGGCCGACCAGGAGGGAGGAGGTCATTCAaggatccatccatccatctccaACTTTGCCAAAATGTAAGGTTAAACTGCATGCCCCTTCCGTTTCTTCCGCTCCGGCTTCCACCTATTTCGGCCGTCGTTAATATATGTCTGTTCTCCACGAGATCTCAATCTCATCCACCACACTGGCTACCTAGCTCCTTCCTCTCCAGGGCTTTCATTTGCTTTACTACCTTGTGCCACACAAATCAAACCAACTGCCAAGGATACCTAAACTGACTGCCAACTTTGAGTCTGGATCTAGCTATGTGAGGATAACtccacattttattttattttgcataacCAATGTAAATATATGAGTATTCCGTTTCCGGTTGAATCCCTGGGACCTAGCTAGCTAGTTATTTTCCGGGATTCAAGTAGTACATGCATATTCATGTAGGAGTGAGGAGTAAACCGAACCGCAGAAAAGCAAATCTTGAGATTTGACACTTTGACATACTCTCCTACAGTAAATGCCAACCAATATGTCAAACTCCAACAGCTGCCCTCACTATTTCGCATTACCTTGTATACTGTGGAGTACGCTGCATCTATACTAGTAATGAAAATTTATGTGTGCATCCTTTACACCAAAATAAAATGGCATGTACCAGTGGTAGTAATTTTCTCAGGGAAACTCGGCAAGCGGAAACTGCATTTGATTTGTATTTGTTATTACCTACTATACTGTAAAGTTGGTGTCTATTCTAAAAAACACATTACAAAGCCCTGTTTTTTTAAACGCATACCTACGCAGCAATAGTactacttattatttatttatatgtatAGACAATTAGACATACTATATAGAAGGTAAAGTGTTCCTTGGCACTCAACTGATGCCAATAATGACATTTGATTTCACATTAGTGGCAAAAAGTTTATTAGATTTTGGAGTCCCAAAAATGCAAAATAGATCCCGGCTCCATTGAGCCTGTTTTTTTTTTATAAAATCTGAAACCGCATTGAAAAGTTAAAAAACACTTGTTGATCTGTATTTGTGTGATACGAATCTGTTAATAATAATCAAGAAACCATTCACTTGTGGGCTACACAAAAAGACAATCCTATGGATCTACAACAGATGTATTATTTGTGTGTTTTTGTGTCTTAATGAAACTGTACATATATACCCACAAAAATGTATTTTTGTCTAGCCCATGCATTCTTTTTGGACACTTAGTTAATTAGGGGCTAACATAGCTAGCAGGTTAAGAGACCTACTGTTTTACTATCTATTAGTATCAGGACTAAAGCTAGTACGTACTGATTTGGTTTACATCTCTGACCTATACCATATGATTAGATTGGCCTTTTTTTTCCTAAACTACACTAGAAGATACCTATATAGCAAATGAATGTAGTTAGCTAATATGAAGTTTCTTCAAGATATTTTTATGTAAACAGAGGCAACAACAAATTAACATACTGTACCAGAAGAAACGGTGCCTTATTTTATTGTCAAAACCTATGTGTTCGCATCATCTGATGAATGCCATGCATGGAGTACTTGCTGACAATGTAATTTTGGCCATATTACATGCATGCTTCACTGAACAAAGCATATTGTTTTAATTATGAAAAATTTCCAGTATCCACCAATTGTATGTGGTCATGCATAAATGTTGCTTTTCTGGATCTGTAGTTGTGCATGTTGCCAAAAGAAAATGTGCAACTACATGAAATGGCAACACATTCACGTATCCAATACAGTCTAATTTAGGTGCTCTTATATTAAGAAATCTCAAGCTACACTCTGTAAATTACCATCTTTTTTATCTGCTCGCCATGACTATGTGTAAGAATTTTATATCATATATTTTTATTCATAAATGCTGGATGTCCAGGAAAGAATGCAGCCAGTGTTCTCTAGCTTGGACTCCCAATACATATGAAAATATTTGAAGAATCGGCTAAAAATATAGTTAAAATTTTCATCATTTTTTTCACCATATCATGGTTTATAATATTCTGTGACACTAAATTAATTGTCAAAGTTCCATTTTAGAGATTATCGTCATGTCTAGAGTGTCATATATTcgcgaacagagggagtactatatagaAGATTTTGCTTCACTTCCATGCCATTCATATATACTCATTGTATGCACATACGTACTACTTATAAATTTTTGGTTTAATGTTGCTCCAGTAAGGATGCTCTAAAATACAATTACATTTAATACCTGGATAATGACCTAACAAAAAATGTGTCTAGTCAATTTGAAGCTTCGGCATATCTTTATGTAAACTAGAAACAACACATTAACAAACTGAAGAAACCTGGTTTGCTTTTCAGCACACTGGAAACTGTTTCTTTCTTTGTGCAAACTTACAAGTTAGTATCTTATGAATGGCATGCACGACAATTATCGAAACAGTCATTGGCTATATTGCATGCGTGTGCTTCACTCAACAAATAATATACTTTAGCTAGGAACAATTTCTAGTATATTCCAATTGTATGTGCTAGAAGAAATTATAGGCATCCTGCATAAATGTAGGCCTTTTTGGATCTGTATGCATGCATGGTTGCCAATGAAATTAAATGAATGTCACCTAAATGAATTTGAAACACATTTACGTACCCAATACCAGTGGGGGAGCTACGTTGGGGCCAGCCCGTGCAGCGGCCCGCCCAACATTTGGATATTAATACAGTACGCATATACTTGTGAGGCCTTAAAACATGAGTCCACTGCCTATTTTCTCCTGTTAGGTCCTCCCAGCCCGCCCAGGATTGggcttcaagctccgccactgcccaATACGGTCTAATTTTGGTGCTCCTGTATTCAGAAATGTTAAACTACATTTTGCTGATTGTCATCTATGTTATCTGCTCTCCATGACTATGTGGAAGGAATTTCTAATAATATGATGCACTATACTTTCATTCGTAAATTCATGGCGTCAAACAAAGAACGCAGCCAGGGTTCTCTAACTTCAACTTGTAATACATAAGCAAATAGTTTGATTGAGTAGCTAAAATAGATTTCTGAATTTCATGAATTCTTTTTCACAGTATCAATGTTTTTAGTTTTCTGTAACATTAAAATTAAAAGAAAAGTTGCTTGCTAGAGATTATAGTCATGTGCAGAATGTCATCTATTTGCGAATAGACGGGTACTATATAGAAGATTCAACTCACTTCCATGCCACATATAAATAGTTATTTTATGTAAAATGTGATATAAGTAGTACAATTTGTGAATTTTGAATATTGAAAGCAAGAGCTTTGTAAAAAAAAATGGTGTTCTGTTTTATCTATGGCGCCATATCTATAGGTGACTTGTTTGGTCTATTATTTTGCCTCGTCTCTTTAAACTGATGTGTCTCACTTTATTTTTTTCTGTTAGCGAACTAAGTAATTGATTTATTTCTCACTTTACTTTGCTGTTAGTGAACTCTGTTATACTAAGTATAACGATAGGTGTGTGAACCCTCAGATGGATCTAGGTGATTATTTCCTAATTCATTCAGTATGTAAAAAAGTAGACATATGCCCTTGCTTCAATATCAACTTGCCTTGATATACATAAGATGTCGTCCATAAATGTACATACAACAAGACAGGACCTAACTCTGAAATATTTTGATAAAACCTTATATGTCTATGCATGATCCATTTTGGTTATGTTCTCTCCTTGCTCGCTCTACAATGATAGGACTAGCTATGTACAGATATCGTTTACACTGTCCCCTCATAGTACATCTTAATTACATGTACTCTTTGGAAACTGATAATTTGGATTACATGATTTGTTTTCATGTTTCTTGCAGGAAGCAAACTGTTTCCTGTGAAATTCCTTTGGACCGAACAGTTCAACTGCCATTTATCCTGTGATGTTGTTTACTATATATGTTTTGTATGCGTGGAAAAAATTATTGCTTTAATAATCAAAAGGCATGTCCTTCACTGCATTATCTTCTGGAAGAGACATGTATCATGACTGGTGAGATGCAGGCCTGCAAGAGTTGTATCTGAAGGTTTGGAGAAGGTAGTGACGAAGGTTGTGAAAAGACGTAGTTTTCTTTATTGTGATGAAAAAGGCACTCGTGTTctttgttaaaaataagaattttGTAGAAAGAAAAATGAGGTAACTAGCGCCACAAATAATCAAATATATACACTATGGTACAGATATATGTGGTTATACTGCCACTTGGCGCGAAAAAAGATAGAAATTCTTGATCTGGATGCACTGCTAGTTCCTACACCATTGTATAGTTCAGTCTGGGAGACACACTGATCTGAATCGTATGTACTGTGCGTGTGGTGATTCTACTCTCAAGAAAGATCACACAGGTATAAACCACATGTAATTTTTAGCCAATGGGTTAGTGTCATTTCTATCACACCACCAATTAAAGCActgttttctggaatttctgaaaaTAGCTTCCAGGTAGAGCCTGACTGCTAGTTTACTAAATCAGCATATTTACTATTGGTGCAGATACCTCAGTAGTATTTTTTCATGCCTGTAAGATCAGAGGTTAAGATTATACACTAGGATTCGTGGTACTACTCGAGTACTTTTTATGTTTCTGGAAAGTGATATGCATGCATGTCTCCATACAAAAAATATACAAGTTAATATAAGTCACAGTTTAATGCATGTGTCATTCAATTAGATAATAATGAGGTCAACTATAGATGTTTACGTACTCTAAAATTATTATTGACTGATCATTTTATGCAGAATCCGGCGAAAACTGGAAGGGCTTGAGGATACCGTATATTGGAtgaactagttaattaattagtaTATTATTAATTATCTACTTGATTCCTCTCAGTCATATGGCTTTTGTAAACTTTTGTGCTGATGTGTGTGAAGGTACTACTGATGAGCGCATGCATGGATAGATAAGGGTTGATGGTGTGTTTGAATGCTGTTTGTCATGAAACCAAATCCATAGTAGTGCATGTGCATGTGGATGACAAACTGATCTGCCAGCAGCATGGACACTTTAAGCTAGTGTTGTGTTGTTGTCGCCTGTCCTTGGTACTAGTTCTGTCGGCTGCTCGTACTTGCCAATCAGTTATGATGCAAATAATGGATTTTGTTTTTGCTTAACAGTATAATGGTGTGTGCAATGATCTATCTTACACTGTGAATTGTACTAGTTCTGGTCGTAGCCCCTGTTTGGATGCATATGTCTTGTCGACATGTATTAATGGCCTATCTGACGTGCAACTGCAAACAGGGCTATCTAATAGTACAACAAATAGATGTTTCTAGCAAATGAAACATATAGTATCATTTGAGAAGGACACAACATATTATGTCTTTTTCAATAACGTAATAAGGGAAACTTGCATGCCACTATAAATTCCTTAATTAGTGGAATCTTGCTGAAGTATTTTGGTTAAGTGTGCATCGGTATGATTTTGTGATGTAAAATTCTGGTGCCGAACATTTTCATGTCATCAAAATTGTATACATCTAGTTAAGCTAAAGTTAGGGGGCGCTGAACATTTCTTTGTGATATGAAATGTATACAACAACTATACATACTGCTTTGTTAACTATTATTTGCACAGTAGTTACTTGATTGAACCCagatattttttttcaaatatctTTAGGATTAAGGATCAATTGATAGAACAAACAGGAAAAATTTGGAATTAGTTGATGGCAATGTAGAAAGTGTTGACATATATAACTAAGGAACTAAGGTAAATGAACGAATGATTATCATGTAATTATGTGTTGCAAAAGAAACTAGGAATATCTTGTAGCCATATTCGGGTTTGGTCTGTAATAAACATATGCTATATGTGCTGGGGGAGGGGGGTGTAATATTACATCTTccattttgaacttgtttaaaaaaaAACTTTCCTCACCACACAAAAATTAAGGGCGGTTCTCTAGAAGTGATACATATATCTCTAAACGCTAGGAAGGTAGCTCAACAAATATTACATCAATCATCTTCATACACATATATGGGGAAGGGTTGCAAGTTAGTTATGATGGTTACAAAGTAGTAACTCACATCAAACAAATTAAACCACCGGACGGTCGATCATCGTTCAGAAATTAATTACTAATAAACAGTTCAGAAATTACTAATAAACATCGCAAGACGATGTACAAAGCAAGCAAAAGAGGAACATGGCATGCGATATCTGATTAATCCATTATTCATCACTGATGGATGGATGAAGTTGTTGGATAGAAGAAAAAGAAGGCAAGATCGAGATAGAAAAGCAATCAGTTAATGGACACACACGTACTCCGTACGATCGAAGATAGAGGAGCCTCAGCAAGTACCGATTTGGATGGCCTTTATTCGACTGGATGATCAGTACTTGATGCGTGGTTTGGCAAAGACAACTCCTCCCAGCTCCCATGGCTCTTGCTCCCCCTCCTCGTAGTAGTTGTTGCTGCAGGCTGCTGCCGGAACCACTGGCTGCCTCGCCGGCGCCGGTGCCGGTTCCGGAGCCTCCGACCGGAGGCGGTTCCTCTCCTTGGTCCTCTCTCTGGCCCTCTCCCTGGCCCTTGCCCTGGACGCCTTGTCTGGGAGGAGAACAGGGGCGCCGCCATTGTTGCTCTTCTTCCTTGGACTTGGAACAGCAGGAGCTGATCTTCTTTTTGCCTTGGCTGTCTgatgctcctgctcctgctgcTTGTTTGTTTCAGCATCGGCCGCCATGGCCTTGGCGTGGTCGTTGCTGTCCAGGTCCAGGAGCACAGagccgtccccgtcctcctccgacAAGGACATGGAGGCGGACATGGAGGCGGCGAGGTGGTTGATGCCGGCGGTGGACCTGTCGAGGAGCCACTGCACCGTCTTGCTGGCCTTGTCGAAGCCCAGCTTGTCCTGGAGGGCGAAGAAGCGGCGGGCCACGTCCAGGGACAGCCGCATCCGCCGGTCCCTCATCCCTCCCGCCGTGCATATCTTGCTATGCCTGTCTTTCCTCGCCACCGCCCTCGATCTTGACGCCCTTGACCTTGAAACTGCCGGAGGCGACGGGTTGTCCGCCTttgcggccgcggccgcggcgaaCGGAGGGTAATAGCAGTAGTAGGAGAAGGCATCTGGCACTTCtgaggaaggaggaagaggaggaggagggtgttgATGGTGAGGCCAAAGAGAGTCCATCCCCATGTCCATTTCCATCACTATCTCCTGCTCCCTCCCTCTTGCTGCTTCCTTCTGGGCTCTAAATAATTCACACATCATCTCATCGTCATATATACCTGCAGATGCAGGGTTGCACTGACCTGCTGCCCGCCCTTCCCCTCCTACTACAGTGCTTATTACTTGACGACCAGAGGGACCATGCTATTCTTCTAGTGAATGCTTGTTCAATACATACCTATAGGCAACATCATTTTTTTTTGCTATAAGGAAAACAAACATTACAAGGCATGCCAATTGTTTGATAAAAGGAAACAAATTAATGGCCTCCAGCCGGCCGTAAAAAAGTCTAGCAAATGAAGTGACAAAACATGCATGGACCAACTAAGTTGAACTTTTTTTCTTCTGATAAAGGACATTTTCATTCAAACGTTAAAACtgttgatacaagtgcaatgtgTTAATGTCCGACCTCTGCATAACAAGATGCACACATCCAACAACTGCAAAAATAATAATTTAGAAACATCATTTTACAGCAATAGTACCTGGTCATATCCACAAACCGGGTTGGATGTGGTCATAATAAGATTTATGTCCTCCATCCTCTGTAGGATAGAGCAAGTACGGAGCAAGTGAGTACAAGCATGAATAACCTGCAAAGGAGGGAAACACACTTTTTATAAAAAAATCCACATCATTCCTGGGAAGCCACAGAGTCCAAAATATGGATGCCGCCCCCATGAGGATTTGTGTGGAATTTATTTGTCGACCCCCTCAGCAAGTTACCAAAAATATTATACACACTACATGGTGCTATAGGTTAGAAGCTACCTGATTGAAAAATAATAGACCGTACTGTCTGAGCAACCTTATACTAAAAATAGGTGTTTAATTCACATGTGATGGTGAAAAAAGACACAACACTTATTATCTGCCAATGTTAGTGTGCAAGGTTGTCTCTAGTCAAGACCATGCCCGATttaaaaaccataggaattcttcACGCGCAAAGGTATTTTTGAGATTTCATATTTTGTCACTGTCCATAGCAACGTCACTAcgagcgagtgacatgtacaaagATGGACCGAGGACTAACTAAGATGAACATGCCCAATAAGATCACCCTCAACACTCAGAAGCCTATCGGTGGGATGTCGTCCAAATAGGGATCTAAATTGGTGATTCACTCCAACTTCTTTGTACCAAGCTCCATCATCTTTGTATGTCGCACCTGTGATAACATCCATAGATTAATAAACCTGCCCCAGAAGATTAGAATCTTCCTATGGCAACTAGTGCGGGGACGCCTTCCTTCTGGCACGGAGGTGTTCAAGCGGAATGGCCCATCGGATGGTCTATGCCCCTCTTTGTTCCCGAAGACTCGAACCACATCTTCTTTTCTTGCCCCTCCGTGAGATTTTTATGGTGTTGCTTGCGCGAGATCGTACGTGGCGGTTGGTGCCATATGAATCTCCCAGATTTGTTCGCGGAAGTGCTTACCTTCCCTAGTTCTACGTGTTCCCCCCTTTCAGTGTTGGTCGGATCGCTGATGTGGACATTGTGGAATGTCCGCAATAAATTGGTGATTAAGCATTACATTCTTCCGCGTGTTACTGATGCCATATACAAACTGTGTTGCTTTTTACAGCTCGGGAGGCTGCTTAGCAAGCGCCAAGACCGCTTCTCCATCGACAAGACGATCACCGACCTGTGCTCCTCTGATTCTAGACTCGCGCCGGCGCTCCAGCATCAGCTTCCGCCGCCTCCGCGGGAGCCAGATTAGTTTAGCTTTTATTTGAGGGGTTTGTTGTGTTGCGCCCCCAGCAAGACCTTTGGTTCCTTTGCGTGTATGTCTGTTGACGGGTCCGCCTGACGGAACCTTGCTACCGTACTTTGTTCTGTGGTtggtgctttataatataaagcggggaacCCTTTTTTGTCAATAACATCCATAATTGGTTGTACATGAGAGTGGCGCCTGTAGACAAGAATGAACTTTATTCATTTCAGAAGATGACATTATTTCTGCATTGCCATTTAGACCAAAACACCGCTGAAACTAGAGATCATAAAGAATTATCAACACTCCCCGTGGCCAAGACCCAAAAGTATGTGGAGTGCTCCTTCAGAAAATAAGTATGTGGAATACTACAAGGAATGTGATATTAAAAGATAAATACACAGCTCATCATACAAGACATGCCAGATATCAGTCAAAAAAGAAATATTGGATGGACACTTGCTTTAATAAAATTCTGATTTATCTCTAATAAACTATTGTCTTGCTCATTTTTTTCCCAAACCTTTCTTGTCTCACTTATATCATGTCTAGAGTGCTTTAGCCCCTAGCTGGTTTCCATAAAAAGATTTTATGTTATGGACAtgatataaaataccaaaaaaatcatGTACTCTATGTAGGTTGATGCATGGATTTTTTCGTTCACGCAATTTTTTTGTATAAGGAAATTTATGATATTTGAAAAAATT comes from Triticum aestivum cultivar Chinese Spring chromosome 5B, IWGSC CS RefSeq v2.1, whole genome shotgun sequence and encodes:
- the LOC123115385 gene encoding transcription factor TEOSINTE BRANCHED 1-like gives rise to the protein MEMDMGMDSLWPHHQHPPPPLPPSSEVPDAFSYYCYYPPFAAAAAAKADNPSPPAVSRSRASRSRAVARKDRHSKICTAGGMRDRRMRLSLDVARRFFALQDKLGFDKASKTVQWLLDRSTAGINHLAASMSASMSLSEEDGDGSVLLDLDSNDHAKAMAADAETNKQQEQEHQTAKAKRRSAPAVPSPRKKSNNGGAPVLLPDKASRARARERARERTKERNRLRSEAPEPAPAPARQPVVPAAACSNNYYEEGEQEPWELGGVVFAKPRIKY